TCCCAATGCCTATGAGCATCATAAGTATGCCTAGTGCACTTATAGTCACATAGGCCAATATAGCTTTCAGGTCCTTTTGTGTAAGTGAGAGATAAGCGCCTGCCAGCATAGTGATGCCTCCGAAGAAGGTGACAACGTTTTGCCACATTTCAGTATTACCCAGCACAGGATTAAGTCTTGCTAATAAGTAAATGCCTGCATTGACCATAGCTGCTGAATGCAGGTATGCACTTACGGGAGTAGGAGCCTTCATGGCAGATGGTAACCAGAAATGAAAGGGAAACTGGGCTGATTTGGTAAATGCTCCGAGTAGAACGAGCAATAGCAGAGGAGTGTACAGCGGGCTATTTGTCAAAGCTTCATGCCCGGTTAGCAACTCACTGATCTCATAACTACCGCTGATGTTGCCAATAATAATAAACCCGGTGAGTAATGCAAGTCCGCCAAGTTCAGTGACCAGTAAAGCCTGCAAGGCCGCTGCACGGGCAGCTTTTTGAGTATGTTTTAAACCGATTAAAAGGAAAGAGGTTATGCCGGTGAGTTCCCAGAATACATAAAGTGTAATAAGGTTACCTGCCAGTACCAGGCCGAGCATAGCCCCCATAAAGAGCATCATGTAACTATAGAATTTACTTTTGCCATCATGATGCCGCATATAACCATTAGAGTATACCAATACCAGTACCCCTATGCCAAGAATGAGCAGGGTAAATAGCATGCTAAGACCATCCAGGTAAAATGAAAGGTTGATATTCAGGGCATCAACCCAAGGTGAAAAAGTTGTAAATACTTTTCCGTGCCTAACCTTTTCATACAAGCTTAAGAAGTAGCCAAGTGAACTTAGGGGTATGATAGCCAGGAGAATCCCTACATTTTTAGTGAATTTTCTGGCAATAAACGATGCTAAAGCTGCCCCAAGAAAAATGGATGAAATTGATAAGAGCATACTATTTCGGATCTATACTAGATCAACACGGCAGTAAGTGAATAGTTTACACCAGGTACGGAGTAATTGTGCCTGGTAATGAACAAAGTTATTATTCATCAGTTAGAAGGTAGAATGTTCGCTGGCGATATCGGTTCTAAAGGGGTTTGTATGAAGAAATTGTTATTGGTTTTTGGAATAATGCATGTCATAAACTTTTGCTATGGGCAGAAAGATACTACCGCTGCTGACCAGGCAACAGAATTTTTGCCTTTAATATATGCCAACCGGCAACTCACTTACCTTACGTTCTATGATGGCATCGGTAACCTGCCGGACATGGTCACTGAGGCACGCTTCTCAGGCGACTATTTTCTCAAAAAAGAAAAGATAAACTGGGCACTGGAGCTTAACCTGAATATTACCATCAGGATGAGGGACAAAAAATCTTTCCCCATTCTGCCCCCAAGCTACAATCCGGTACTGACTTACTATAGAAAGATTCCTTCCGGCGAAGGGTCCTTCCTTAGTAAAACCTTCCTGGATCAGGTTTTCTGGGAGGTTTCGGTGGGGCATCATTCCAATGGCAACGCTGAAAACTTTTATGTGCAAGATAGCCTTGGAAATGACACCGGAAAGATCAACTATGATAACGGTAACTTTTCCACCAACTATCTGGAAGTGGCATTTTCCACCTTTAAGCAACGCAACAAGGGAAATCAGAAGAACTATTATACTAACCTGAGGGCCGCTTTCCGCATGTATCCGTCAAAATTGTCAGCAAAAGAACTCAGAGATACCTATGGTTTCTACAGGTTTTTCCTTACGTATAATCTGTTCAAAATTCCGATGGGAGAGCCAGAAAAGCAGTGGTCAAAATTCTTCTCACGCTCCAGGTTAAGACTTCATTCCGGTTGGATCTTTGGAGATATGAGAAATGCCACAGCGGATAATATCAGTAAACGGCTGATCGCCGAGGCTACATATTTTTATTACCCCGGCTGGCTATCCGAATTAGGTTTTTTTGTACAATACTATCGCGGCCAGGATTATTACAACATACAATTTTCAAGAACTGTAGAGGTGTTCAGAGCTGGTATTTCATCCAACCCGCTTGATTTTGAAGGTTTTAAAAAAATATTGAAATAATTCGGTTAATTCTTTTTTAAAACCTCAGAAAGTTTTTCTCCTCCCTTTATGCCAAAATCGAGTGTACGGATCGGGAATGGAATCGTGATACCATTTTGGTCGTATGCCTTTTTTAAATTTTTAATACCGTCACTTTGAGCTTGAAGGTAATCGGGCTGCCGTTTAAAATTTACCCAATACCTTACCACAAAATTGATGGAGCTGTCCCCAAATTCTTTATAGAAGAACTCAACACTCTTTCCCGCTTGTAAGTATGGTATTTTTTTGATGGCAGCTAAAGAAATTTCCTCAACCTTGTCAAGATCATCGCCATAAGAAATGCCACATTCCAGATCAATCCTTCTGCTGCCGTTTATAGTATAATGCTTGTACAGGTTCTGAAAGATCAACCTGTTTGGAATAACCACATCCTGACCCTGCGGATCGTATATTATAGTAGCCCTTAAGCCAATTTCCTTAACTGTTCCGAAGACATCATTTGATTCTATAATATCACCAACATTAATAGGGCTCTGTACAGCCATAATCACACCGGAGATGAGATTTGAGGCGGCATCCTGAAAAGCAAAACCAAGAGCCAGGCCTATAACACCCACACCGGCCAATACTGAAGTAACCGTTTTGTCAAGATTGAGTACACCCAGGGCTATCATCAGGCCAATCACCACAATTATAAATGAGGTAATAGACCGGATAAGAGTTATTACCGATTCGTTTTGCATGAGCCGGTGCAGTACACGGCTGAGTACATTACTTACTACTTTAGAGATGATATAGGCTATAACAATCACCAAAATAGCAATCACAAGATTGGGTAGCATTACAATGAGAGCCTCCAGCCAACCCTGGAGTTTGTCCACCACTATTTCCGATGCATCTGAGATTTCACTAAACATAAATAATAGGTGTAGGTTAATACTTGCATTAAACTAGTAAAATTAACCGTGCAATTTATTATATTCTATGCAAAAGAAAAGTTATGAGGGATAGAAGACATTATTTTGCCAGGATCAGGACCCAATTGGCGAATGAAAGGACATTGATGTCTTACTACAGGGGGGGCTCTGGCCCTGGTGGGGATCAGTGCCTTTATTTTTAAATTTTTTGTTTCGTGGCTGTTTTCAGCCCTTTCACTGATTTTTTTGATCCTGGGCATATCAATGGCAGTCTATGGTACTACAAGGTATTTCAGGTTTAAGAAAAAAATATTGAGGAAGTGAGTGTATGACCTTTGAAATTATCTTATTATTTGCCATTGTACTAGGCGCATTGGTGCTTTTTACTTCTGGGGTTATATCAGTGGACCTTACCGCCCTGTTGGTTATGGTATCGTTGATGGGCACAGGTATTTTAACACCCGAAGAGGGTATTTCAGGCTTTAGTAACACCGCCACCACTACTGTACTGGCTTTGCTCATTCTCAGTGAAGGCCTTAAAAATACCGGGGCAGTGGAGTTGCTTGGTGATAAAATGGTCAGCCTTACCGGCAGGTATGAATGGTTTACACTTATTGTAATTATGTTAATCTCTGCCTTTGCCTCAGCTTTTATCAATACCACGGCTGTAGTAGCCGTATTTATTCCCGTAATGTTCAGAATAGCCCGGTCAACAGGTATTCAGGTATCTGTATTGCTGGTTCCTCTATCTTTTGCAGCCATGATAGGAGGTGCTTCCACCATGATTGGAACCTCAACTAACCTTTTGATCAATTCCTTAGGGCAGAGTTATGGACTTGCCAAACTTCGCATCTTTGACCTTACCCTTATGGGAGGGATTTTGTTTCTTTCCCTCATGCTCTATATGATACTGATAGGCAGACACTGGCTTAAAAAAGACAGTAACCAGGAGGAGGTAATTGATGACGGACATGGACCGGCCAACTACCTTACAGAAATAGTTATACCACCCGGTTCCACACTGATCAGTAAAAGCCTTAATGGCGGGCCGTTAGCTCCCACTCGGGACCTCAATGTATTGCGTGTAATCCGGGGAGAGGCCACTTTTTCATCCATACATGTAGGAAAGCTTCAGGAAAATGACATTCTGGTCGTTAAAGCTAACATTAAAGAGCTGATCAAACTCAGCAATAACCCCAGCGTGAAAATAATCACCAACAATCGCGCAGTAACGGGAAACACTGATGAAAATATCGAAACAAATCTTTTCGAAGCTTTGGTGGTACCTAATTCCAATCTTATTGACAGAAAAATTAAAGATGTAGACTTTCATAGATTTTACGATGCCTATCCTCTGGCTGTCAGAAAAGGGGGAATTATAGGCGATCAGAAACTATTAGAGCATAAGATAGGTCTGGGTGACATACTTTTGATGGATGGAGACAGTGAACCCAAAACATTTTACTCTAAAAATGACTGGATCACGATTCAAAGGATTGCTAAAGATGAAATAGAAAAGCATTTATACCAGAAAGATAAGCTGGCCGTATCGGTTGCCATACTTCTCGGTGTTATTATACTTGCCGTTACCAATATCCTTCCCATACTTATTGGAGCCTGGATTGGCGTTACTTTGATGATATTGACACGCTGTATAACGCTGAAACGAGCCTACCAGAATGTAGAGTGGAAGGTGGTATTTCTTTTGGCCGGCATTATTCCGTTGGGTACAGCCATGAATAAAACCGGTGCAGATGCATTGATAGCACAAGGCTTCATAGAGCTTACATCGGGCACTTCTCCTGCATTTGTTGTGTCAGGGCTGTTCCTGCTTACCACATTGCTTACAGGTATTATATCCAATCAGGCCACTGCTGTTTTGCTTGTCCCTATTGCTATCAGGATAGCCTCGGGGCTTGAAATGCCACCGGAGCCCCTGGTTATCGCCATTTTGTTCGGGGCAAATACGAGCTTTCTGACGCCGGTGGGGTACCAGACCAATGCCATGGTATATGGACCGGGTAATTACCGCTTCATAGACTTTCTGAAGGTGGGAGGACTGTTATGCCTTATATTCTGGATATTGGCGACATTCCTTATACCGAGGCTTTATATGTAAATGGTAAAACGCCTCTTCGCCTTTGTTATGTTATACACCTCTTTTATTACCATAGATGTGTATGTGGAGCCGGTCAGTGTAATTGAAATTATATTTTTTGCAAGCTTCTATCAGCCACTGTTGTTTTTCTTTAAGTCTTTCAGGAGATGTGCCTTCGGGCATTAAATATACATTACCAGGTTTTATGTCATATCTGCTGACAAGGGTAAGCACTTCTTCCAAATCTCCGGTGTCGCTTACTACAAATTTGAAAACCGCCCTGGTATTACCGGCAAAAAAGTTATAAACTTCAGGCTTTTCACGCAGTTTTGTGGAATTATTTGAGTTTGACAATTTCGGGCTGACATTATATTGACTCACCAGGCTATCAAATGCGTTGGTGGGTATAATAGTACCATTGGTTTCAACCTCAAAGCGATAGTTGGAGTTGGCTCTCCGAAGCAGTAGCATAAGCTCAGCAAGCTCTGCTTGCTGTAGTAGTGGTTCTCCGCCGGTCAATACCACATTTCTGCAATTTATTTGCTCCAGTTCCGCTGCTATCTCAGTTACTGAAAGCTCAGCAATATACTCGGCTTTAGCATATTTTTCATAACCAGGCTCTACATCTTTATCATGCCTGAAGGGTGTGCCTGTCCAGTTCCATGTATAATCGGTGTCACACCATGAGCAGTGAAGGTTACAAAGCGAAGTGCGAATGAAAATACTTGGACGCCCGATGCTCTTTCCTTCTCCCTGAATAGTATGAAAAATTTCTGCCTTCCCGTTGAGTTTTGCCAGCTTCATCAGTTAAAAATTTACCGCAAAAATAGGCAGATTATAATGAAGTTTGTTGTTGATTATTAAAAGATACGTAAATTTCGGCCTTACCCGGAAATATTGCATAAGATAAACAGAAACAGATGAATAGCTTTTACCCACTAAAATTCAAAACCATTTTCAAGGAAAAGATATGGGGCGGAAATAAAATAAAAACAATACTAAAAAAAGATTTTAGCCCGCTGGAAAATTGTGGTGAGACCTGGGAGCTTTCAACCGTAAAGGGCAACATATCTGAAATTGCAAATGGCGAATTTAAAGGCATGCTTTTAGATGAGCTGCTCAAGAAGTTTCCTGATGAAATCATGGGGTCTGAAGTGGTGTCTGCCTTTGGTACAGAGTTTCCGTTACTTATTAAGTTTATTGATGCCCAGCAAGACCTTTCTGTACAGGTGCATCCCGATGATACCCTGGCTAAGGCAAGGCACAACGGCATGGGGAAGACTGAAATGTGGTATATTATGCAGGCCGATAATGGAGCCTCTTTAATTGCCGGGTTTAACCGTCCCCTGAATAAGGAGCAATATAATGACTATTTCAGCAAAGGCACCCTGGATGAAATCCTGAATAGGGTAGAAGTGGAAAAAGGTGATGTTTTTTACATCCCTGCAGGACGAATCCATACTATCGGAAAGGGTATTATGCTTGCGGAAATCCAGCAAACCTCTGATCTGACATACAGAATATATGATTTTGACAGGGTAGATGCCCAGGGCAACAAGCGAGAATTGCACGTGGAGGAGGCATTGGATGCCCTCGATTATACTTTTCATGAAAATTATAAAACACCTTATGAGCTTCATGATAACCAGCGATCTACACTTGTTCAGTCGCCCTATTTTACCACTAATAAGTTTAGTCTGAGTCAGTTAAAAGTTCTGGATTATTCGGCGGTAGACTCTTTCGTTATTTACATATGCACTGAGGGGCAGGGAAGTATCAAATACAATGGAGGAGAGCAGCCCATTACCCAGGGAGATGTATTTCTTGTGCCATCAGTTCTAAAAGAGATTAAAATACAACCCGAAAATAACCTGGAGTTGCTGGAAGTGTACATCGGTTAGCAAAGAAGTCTGTAAAAAAGTATTACCTGAGCCGGCTATAATATCAAAATTTAGCATTAACTTATATAGATTAAATGATGCTGAATTATGTGCAGATTATTAGCATACCTTGGTCAGCCGGTGTTAATGGATAAGTTCCTTTATGAGCCGGATAACTCCATGATCAAGCAGAGTTTTGAGGCTAAAGAAATCGAGGAACCTCTTAATGGGGATGGTTTTGGTGTTGGCTGGTACCACAAGCACATCACCCGTCAGCCGGCAGTGTTCGTATCCATATACCCGGCCTGGAACAACCGCAACCTGAGATACCTGGCTTCACTTGTGCAGTCAGACTGTCTGATAGCCCATGTCAGGGCTGCAAGCGTTGGTGATGTGTCTGAGTCTAATTGCCATCCCTTCCATTATAGAAACTACCTGATGGCCCACAATGGAGGTGTGGAAGAGTTTGATAAGATCAAACGTTCATTAAAAGACAAACTCTCAGATGAGCGCTATCTCTGGTTAAAAGGGCAAACGGATTCGGAACATTTGTTTGCCCTCTTTTTAGAGTACTTGTCTCAGAAAAAGGAAGATTTTACTGCTGATGATGTGGCTGATTCGTTCGAGCAAATGATAGTTACTTTAAAAGAAATGATGCGGCTCAAAGGCATTGCCGCACCGGCATACCTCAACATGGTTTTTGTAGATGGAGAAAGGATGGTTGGCCTCCGGTATACCACAGGCAAGGATGTAAAACCGCTTACCCTGTATTACTCTGAAGGAAGTAAATATGTGTGTGAAGACGGAGTCTGTTATATGGTCCCTTCCGAGGGTGTAGATAAGTCAGTGATGATAGTTTCAGAAAAGCTGACCGATATTGCTCAGGACTGGAAAAAAATTCCTGATAATCATATGGTTCTCGTCTATAAAGATCTTTCGGTAAAACTCAGAAAAGTGGTGGTTTAACTGAGTAGATGAGGTGAAAAATTAAATGCTGATTATGTTGAGTTCTTAAATCAATTTGAGTAAATTTATATTACACGACTGAGATCATTATCTCTTAGTGACAGGAGGCTGTACAGTGATTTATGACGATGTTCATCGTTGTATACACTAGCCAACCCAAAGGCGAGTTTTACTCGCCTTTGGGTTTTTTAGGGGTTACAACTTTTGGAACAAGCGTAAAATCTGTGGAGTGAATGAATCGGAAAAACAAGAACTCTCAATGTAAAGCCTACCCGTGAAACATGATAAAACTGTCCCATTGCTATTTCACCCTGATTTGCTTACTGCTTTAGCCGGTTACTATTAACAACTTTCTGTCAGCAATGAGGTGAAAATTTAGTAGCTCCCAGAAATTCCGCCTGATCCCAACTTTTCTTTTCTCGGAGTTGTTCGAGGCCGTTTTGAAAGAATCAGCCTCAAAACCGGTGAAATAAACAATCGGTAAATAAAGGTTGCAACGTGCAGCTCACCATTAGTAACCTGCACCAGCTTAATCCGTTTGCGGAATATCACCTGATCCATTAGAAGGTCCATTTTATATCAAACAGTACACTTCTTTCCGGTCTGTTGTAATCAAAAGTGTAAGCATTGTTCTTCACAAGCTGTCCTTCCGTATCAAACAGGTTTTTAATCAACAGACCAACCTCAATCTTATTTGTAGGGGTATAAGCAAGTTTCAGGTCCGTTTCTGTCCAGGCATCAATAGATTCAGGCCTGAATAACGAAGTTTCAGTCGTAATGTCAGAAGTTCTTCTGTTTACTTCTCCCTGATGGTGAATTACAGTGCTGAGGTAAAAATATCTGGATGTGTACGTAAGGCCTAAGTTACCGGTGTGTTTAGGAACCCAGGTGAGTTCATCCTTACTTTCGTCAATAGTGTCATCCAGCACTTCTTCATCCAGACGAGTAGCATAGGAATAGTTGAAAAAGCCGGAAAATTTATTTAGAGTAAACAATAGTTCGGACTCCACACCGGCAGAAGTCAATGAATAAACATTTGTGCTCAGGTTGGCATTGGCAACACTGTAGGCAATCTGGTTTTCAAAATCGGTATAAAATCCATTGACCCTCAGGTTAAATTTACTGCTGATCTTCCAGTCAGTTGCCAGCTCATAGGTAGTGATTATTTCTGGTTCCAGCTCCCCTATATTGGAAGCCAGTGAATAGGTGTTGGCGCCAAACATTTCGGTAGGGGCAGGGGTTCTGAAAGCTCTTCCGGCAAGTCCCTTGAAGGTGAGATTTTGGGAGGCAAAATATACAACACCGAGCCTTGGACTGAACTGACTAAATGATTTGCTCTTCTCGGCTCTATTGGCGTCATAGATATCAATGTAGTCGAATGACTGCGAATCGAATCTTGCACCAAGCGTGGCTTGAAGTTTATCACCGAATTTCGGAGAAATATACTGGCCAAATACGCCTATGGCGTTTACAGGCTTTTCCTTAACAAACTCAAACCATGGATTGGCATTTACAAACTCATTACCTGGATTGGCCTCATAGGTATTATTAAGGTCAATATTACTGCTGTGTGCCTCATCTCCGTTGTAAAGGAAAATGGTATGCTCAACACCAGCCAATAGAGACGATGAGGCGCCCAGTTTATAGCTGGCCTGTAATCGGGTTAGTACATCATCAGCATGTGTGCGTAAATATTCCGTGACTCCGCCAGGGTAGTCGCCGCCAAAGGCATTGTCAGAGTAATAGCGCATATTCCAGTCGATGCCATGACGCTGATATCTTGACATCAGCTCATAGCCAAAGTTTGAATCTACCTTGTTTGGTTTATACTTTACGGCTATAAGTCTTCTGAATTCTTTCATAGATTCTGGCTGGTCGGGTATATAAAATAGCCAGCCATGTCCCGTTTGGAAATTCCAGTGCTGTTCGTGGTATTGTACAGAAAGTCCTTCCAGAGAACCTTTACCGGCAATCTTTGCAAAAATGTAATTGTCGGACCTGTCATCCTGCACTTTCCTTTGCGATGTCAGGTAGTTGCCCGCAATGTCCCTGGTATCATCAAAAGACATATATTCATTTCCAAGTGTTTCATACGAATTGAAAGCGAGTAAAATAGAAGCTTTGTCATTTTCAGCTCCCGTAATAGCATCATATATTTTAGTGCCTCTGGAGCCAATCCTAACCCTGGCTGTTCCAATACCATTAAGATCAGCGGGGTTTAGCGTATTGATAGTTACCACACCGTTGGTGGCATTAGACCCATATAATGCTGAGCCTGGCCCTCTGATCACCTCAAGGGATTTGGTGAATATCATTGGGGTGATTTCCCAGGTATAGGCGGTCCCGTAAAGATTGTCATTTACCGGAACTCCATCTACCAGCATAAGCAGGTGGTTGTTATTCCAGCCTTCATAGAGGCCACGGCTGGATAAAGTGCGCCTGTCATAATCTTTTGATTGAGAGAAGCCGGGCATGTTTCCCATAATATCGTGAATACTGATCCATCCGTATTTTTGAATTTGATTTTGATTTACCAGAGAAACAACACTTGGTGCATCGGATATTTTCTGAGAGGTTTTTGAGGCACTGCTGATCTCAATATTCAACAGTTCTTCCAGAGACAAGTCAAAAAAATCAGTTTCTGTAGTATCTGCCTGGGAGTATAATGGAGTCGTATCCAATAGCAGGCAAATTATTACCGCAAATTTCGGTAGATTGTAAGTGCATTTCATAGCCAACTGTTTTTAGTTTGTTTATTAGTATTCTTATATTTTAAAAACTATGCCAATCGAGGCAGCTAGCTTGTAAAGCACTTACAGTTAATTCATTAACCTCTGGTAATGAAGGTTATACATTTTTCAAATCAGGACACTGATTCCCAAAATGATAATTTCAAAGGTCTATTTGTCTCCTTATCAATATACTAAATGTGTGTCTTTTATAAAAGGGCAGGTTAGGCTTTTATGAAGTTAAATGATGCAGGAGTTTTTTTAATGGCACTGAATACCACACTTTGAGCTTTTATGCACAAAAGTATGGCATTCAGCTAGTGGCTGACTAGTTTATTTGATCGGTAGCTACTTTATAAGTAGGGTCTTCATAATAGTTAACTTCTATTATGGCTGATGCGTTGTTCATCAATTTCCTGCAATCTTCGCTTAAATGTTTCAAGTGTACTTTTTTGCCGTTCCTGGCATACCTTTCAGTAACCTTATTTAAAGCTTCAATGGCGCTATGGTCTACAACCCTGGACTCTTTAAAATCAATCACTACATGCTCAGGGTCGTTGGCAACGTCAAACTTTTCATTAAATGCCGCTACAGAACCAAAAAATAATGGTCCGTATATCTCGTAGTGCTTATACCCATGCTCATCCGTAGTCTTCCTTGCCCTGATCCGTTTGGCATTTTCCCATGCAAATGCTAAGGCAGAAATGATAACTCCTAAAATTACAGCTACTGCCAGGTTGTGAAAGATTACCGTAACACCAGCTACCAAAACCATTACGATAACATCGGTTAGGGGAACTTTCCGGAATATTCTTAAACTTGCCCACTCAAAAGTACCTATCGAGACCATGACCATCAGCCCCACCAGTGCTGCCATAGGTATTTGCTCGATTAGAGGAGCGCCAAATAGTATGAACAATAATAAAAATACTGCTGCTACAATACCAGACAGCCTGAAACGACCACCTGAACTAACATTGATAATGCTTTGCCCGATCATGGCACATCCACCCATGCCTCCGAAAAAGCCTGTTGTTATATTGGCTATACCCTGGGCCACTGCCTCCTTATTGCCCCGACCTCTGGTTTCTGTCATCTCGTCTACTACTGCCAGGGTAAGCAGGCTCTCAATTAAACCAACGAGAGCCATGATCAAAGAATAAGGAAATATGATCTTTATCGTTTCCCAGTTTATAGACACCAGGGGCAGGTGAAATTCTGGCAGGCCACCTGCAATTGATGCTATATCACCTACCGTTTTAGTTGGGATACCGGCAAATATTACTAAAGCTGATATGCTTAGAATAGCCGCCAGTGAGGAAGGAAAAGCTTTTGTTAGTTTCGGTAAAAAGTGAATGATGGCCATTGTAACCATAACCAGTCCCAACATAATAAAGAGCGGCTCACCTTGTAACCAATGTTCAGCACCATTTTCGTCCTCTATTTTAAATTGTGCCAATTGGGATAAAAATATTACAAGTGCCAATCCATTCAGGAAACCGTAAATTACAGGTTGAGGCACTAACCGGATAAATTTACCCATTCTTAAAACACCAATGATAATCTGGATTATCCCCATTAGTACCACTGCTGCAAATAAATACTCCACACCATGCCTGGCTACAAGGCTTACCACTACCACAGCAATTGCACCGGTAGCACCAGAGATCATTCCCGGGCGGCCGCCCAATAGCGAAGTGATCAAACCGATGATAAATGCAGTGTATAGACCAATCAACGGACTTACGTCTGCTATAATAGAAAATGCCACTGCTTCTGGTACCAGGGCCAGGGCCACGGTAAGGCCTGATAGAATTTCATTCTTTGGGTTAAACCCCTTAGTTTT
This region of Fulvivirga ulvae genomic DNA includes:
- a CDS encoding mechanosensitive ion channel family protein, with amino-acid sequence MFSEISDASEIVVDKLQGWLEALIVMLPNLVIAILVIVIAYIISKVVSNVLSRVLHRLMQNESVITLIRSITSFIIVVIGLMIALGVLNLDKTVTSVLAGVGVIGLALGFAFQDAASNLISGVIMAVQSPINVGDIIESNDVFGTVKEIGLRATIIYDPQGQDVVIPNRLIFQNLYKHYTINGSRRIDLECGISYGDDLDKVEEISLAAIKKIPYLQAGKSVEFFYKEFGDSSINFVVRYWVNFKRQPDYLQAQSDGIKNLKKAYDQNGITIPFPIRTLDFGIKGGEKLSEVLKKN
- a CDS encoding SLC13 family permease gives rise to the protein MTFEIILLFAIVLGALVLFTSGVISVDLTALLVMVSLMGTGILTPEEGISGFSNTATTTVLALLILSEGLKNTGAVELLGDKMVSLTGRYEWFTLIVIMLISAFASAFINTTAVVAVFIPVMFRIARSTGIQVSVLLVPLSFAAMIGGASTMIGTSTNLLINSLGQSYGLAKLRIFDLTLMGGILFLSLMLYMILIGRHWLKKDSNQEEVIDDGHGPANYLTEIVIPPGSTLISKSLNGGPLAPTRDLNVLRVIRGEATFSSIHVGKLQENDILVVKANIKELIKLSNNPSVKIITNNRAVTGNTDENIETNLFEALVVPNSNLIDRKIKDVDFHRFYDAYPLAVRKGGIIGDQKLLEHKIGLGDILLMDGDSEPKTFYSKNDWITIQRIAKDEIEKHLYQKDKLAVSVAILLGVIILAVTNILPILIGAWIGVTLMILTRCITLKRAYQNVEWKVVFLLAGIIPLGTAMNKTGADALIAQGFIELTSGTSPAFVVSGLFLLTTLLTGIISNQATAVLLVPIAIRIASGLEMPPEPLVIAILFGANTSFLTPVGYQTNAMVYGPGNYRFIDFLKVGGLLCLIFWILATFLIPRLYM
- a CDS encoding 7-carboxy-7-deazaguanine synthase QueE, producing the protein MKLAKLNGKAEIFHTIQGEGKSIGRPSIFIRTSLCNLHCSWCDTDYTWNWTGTPFRHDKDVEPGYEKYAKAEYIAELSVTEIAAELEQINCRNVVLTGGEPLLQQAELAELMLLLRRANSNYRFEVETNGTIIPTNAFDSLVSQYNVSPKLSNSNNSTKLREKPEVYNFFAGNTRAVFKFVVSDTGDLEEVLTLVSRYDIKPGNVYLMPEGTSPERLKEKQQWLIEACKKYNFNYTDRLHIHIYGNKRGV
- a CDS encoding type I phosphomannose isomerase catalytic subunit, giving the protein MNSFYPLKFKTIFKEKIWGGNKIKTILKKDFSPLENCGETWELSTVKGNISEIANGEFKGMLLDELLKKFPDEIMGSEVVSAFGTEFPLLIKFIDAQQDLSVQVHPDDTLAKARHNGMGKTEMWYIMQADNGASLIAGFNRPLNKEQYNDYFSKGTLDEILNRVEVEKGDVFYIPAGRIHTIGKGIMLAEIQQTSDLTYRIYDFDRVDAQGNKRELHVEEALDALDYTFHENYKTPYELHDNQRSTLVQSPYFTTNKFSLSQLKVLDYSAVDSFVIYICTEGQGSIKYNGGEQPITQGDVFLVPSVLKEIKIQPENNLELLEVYIG
- a CDS encoding class II glutamine amidotransferase, producing MCRLLAYLGQPVLMDKFLYEPDNSMIKQSFEAKEIEEPLNGDGFGVGWYHKHITRQPAVFVSIYPAWNNRNLRYLASLVQSDCLIAHVRAASVGDVSESNCHPFHYRNYLMAHNGGVEEFDKIKRSLKDKLSDERYLWLKGQTDSEHLFALFLEYLSQKKEDFTADDVADSFEQMIVTLKEMMRLKGIAAPAYLNMVFVDGERMVGLRYTTGKDVKPLTLYYSEGSKYVCEDGVCYMVPSEGVDKSVMIVSEKLTDIAQDWKKIPDNHMVLVYKDLSVKLRKVVV
- a CDS encoding TonB-dependent receptor plug domain-containing protein gives rise to the protein MKCTYNLPKFAVIICLLLDTTPLYSQADTTETDFFDLSLEELLNIEISSASKTSQKISDAPSVVSLVNQNQIQKYGWISIHDIMGNMPGFSQSKDYDRRTLSSRGLYEGWNNNHLLMLVDGVPVNDNLYGTAYTWEITPMIFTKSLEVIRGPGSALYGSNATNGVVTINTLNPADLNGIGTARVRIGSRGTKIYDAITGAENDKASILLAFNSYETLGNEYMSFDDTRDIAGNYLTSQRKVQDDRSDNYIFAKIAGKGSLEGLSVQYHEQHWNFQTGHGWLFYIPDQPESMKEFRRLIAVKYKPNKVDSNFGYELMSRYQRHGIDWNMRYYSDNAFGGDYPGGVTEYLRTHADDVLTRLQASYKLGASSSLLAGVEHTIFLYNGDEAHSSNIDLNNTYEANPGNEFVNANPWFEFVKEKPVNAIGVFGQYISPKFGDKLQATLGARFDSQSFDYIDIYDANRAEKSKSFSQFSPRLGVVYFASQNLTFKGLAGRAFRTPAPTEMFGANTYSLASNIGELEPEIITTYELATDWKISSKFNLRVNGFYTDFENQIAYSVANANLSTNVYSLTSAGVESELLFTLNKFSGFFNYSYATRLDEEVLDDTIDESKDELTWVPKHTGNLGLTYTSRYFYLSTVIHHQGEVNRRTSDITTETSLFRPESIDAWTETDLKLAYTPTNKIEVGLLIKNLFDTEGQLVKNNAYTFDYNRPERSVLFDIKWTF
- a CDS encoding SulP family inorganic anion transporter, with the translated sequence MTFIQQLKTKGFNPKNEILSGLTVALALVPEAVAFSIIADVSPLIGLYTAFIIGLITSLLGGRPGMISGATGAIAVVVVSLVARHGVEYLFAAVVLMGIIQIIIGVLRMGKFIRLVPQPVIYGFLNGLALVIFLSQLAQFKIEDENGAEHWLQGEPLFIMLGLVMVTMAIIHFLPKLTKAFPSSLAAILSISALVIFAGIPTKTVGDIASIAGGLPEFHLPLVSINWETIKIIFPYSLIMALVGLIESLLTLAVVDEMTETRGRGNKEAVAQGIANITTGFFGGMGGCAMIGQSIINVSSGGRFRLSGIVAAVFLLLFILFGAPLIEQIPMAALVGLMVMVSIGTFEWASLRIFRKVPLTDVIVMVLVAGVTVIFHNLAVAVILGVIISALAFAWENAKRIRARKTTDEHGYKHYEIYGPLFFGSVAAFNEKFDVANDPEHVVIDFKESRVVDHSAIEALNKVTERYARNGKKVHLKHLSEDCRKLMNNASAIIEVNYYEDPTYKVATDQIN